One window of Phycisphaeraceae bacterium genomic DNA carries:
- a CDS encoding FtsW/RodA/SpoVE family cell cycle protein, producing the protein MIGNLAKRFIESVRERNIRWVNPAWICVASGLMLTVLGAYAIDIAAGQVENGSGLFVSGRSRNQIMTGLLAIGLAVCVAIPNPKRAKRLAVPLFLLMLVVLFFLLVPFVPRSIVRPRNGARSWIDFGPINVQPSEIAKIAYVLTLAWWLCATREHRKLTGLLFPAIITFLPAGLITLQPDLGTASLFAPTLVLMLVTAGAKLKHIFGVLLIALLLAPATYPFLKPHQKQRIQGIVMLFKGDSTGSDDINFQQLTAQRITGAGKVLGNDEASARSLVEYNRLPESETDMIYAVIVNRFGVFGGLFVLWLYSMWVLGAAWVAMLNREGFGRLIVVGFLAMIAFQVVINIGMTLGLVPIIGITLPFLSYGRSSLIATWLMTGLVLAVGLRRQKPTQRVSFEYADDDA; encoded by the coding sequence GTGATTGGTAATCTTGCAAAGCGGTTTATTGAGAGTGTGCGCGAGCGGAACATCCGCTGGGTGAATCCCGCGTGGATCTGTGTTGCGAGCGGATTGATGCTCACCGTGCTCGGCGCGTACGCGATCGACATCGCGGCTGGCCAGGTAGAGAACGGGAGCGGATTATTCGTATCAGGTCGAAGCAGGAACCAGATCATGACTGGGCTGCTTGCGATCGGGCTTGCGGTGTGTGTTGCGATCCCGAATCCGAAACGGGCGAAGCGACTGGCTGTCCCATTGTTTCTGCTGATGCTGGTTGTGCTGTTCTTTTTGCTGGTGCCGTTCGTGCCTCGGTCGATTGTGCGGCCGAGGAATGGTGCGAGATCGTGGATCGACTTCGGGCCAATCAATGTGCAGCCGTCCGAGATCGCAAAGATCGCGTACGTGCTGACACTTGCGTGGTGGTTATGCGCAACGCGTGAGCATCGCAAGCTGACGGGCTTGCTGTTTCCTGCGATCATCACATTTCTGCCTGCGGGGCTGATCACGCTCCAGCCGGACCTTGGCACAGCTTCACTCTTTGCGCCGACGCTCGTGCTGATGCTGGTGACCGCGGGAGCGAAACTCAAACACATCTTTGGCGTGTTGCTGATCGCATTACTGCTCGCGCCGGCAACCTACCCGTTTCTCAAGCCACACCAGAAGCAGCGCATCCAGGGCATCGTGATGCTGTTCAAGGGGGATTCCACCGGCAGCGATGATATCAACTTTCAGCAGCTGACAGCGCAGCGCATCACGGGCGCAGGGAAAGTGCTCGGCAACGACGAGGCATCAGCACGATCGCTGGTCGAGTACAACCGGCTCCCGGAGAGCGAAACCGACATGATCTACGCGGTGATCGTCAACCGGTTTGGCGTGTTTGGTGGGTTGTTCGTGCTTTGGCTCTATTCGATGTGGGTGCTCGGCGCTGCGTGGGTGGCCATGCTGAACCGCGAGGGGTTCGGGCGGTTGATCGTGGTTGGGTTTCTCGCGATGATCGCGTTCCAGGTGGTGATCAATATCGGGATGACCCTCGGGCTGGTGCCGATCATCGGGATCACACTCCCGTTTCTGAGTTATGGCAGATCGAGCCTGATCGCGACGTGGCTGATGACAGGACTGGTGCTTGCGGTGGGTTTGCGCCGTCAGAAGCCGACGCAGCGTGTTTCGTTTGAATACGCTGATGACGATGCCTGA
- a CDS encoding DEAD/DEAH box helicase family protein — MSEEPMQSAHASVADLLGPDGPIAAFLGDRFEAREQQGVMAEAVARTFEKRETLCVEAGTGTGKSFAYLVPAILRCLHRGERCVIATNTIALQEQLAQRDIPRLLATLGAKDVQVEEGADPFAWKGEIRAELVKGRNNYVSIRRLELASHRQEKLFASDDRRIDLMRAQEWAYQTGDGSLASWKSPPHPEVWEQIVSDRNNCKGKRCPYFDKCFYQNARRRAEQAHILVCNHAVFFADLALRAQGVTFLPRYDHVVIDEAHMIEDVASDHLGLMLGEGPVHHMLRTLYDLKRQSGMLDGIRTKDGSTSLPDRVIRRVLETRDAAERFFAEWRRLLATGRLGSGRVRSPGIVANSLSEPLRELASSLAQLRDICASEDDGADMDAMSRRATELSIACESFCDQTLLGYAYWVESEGGRGKHARVKLCCSPVKLGPVLRERLFEQGWGVVLTSATMTTRAQLTEDTDTQIDGHTDTRFAHLLDRLGCGEAQTLSLGSPFDFANQLKVLVDPTMPDPRAQGYVDALASRIMQQTRAHDGRTMTLFTSFATLEAVADAVYEDAEVAGIEVLVQRPGASRSLLIEQFLAHPRALLLGAASFWQGVDIPGDDLRCVILTRLPFEPPDRPLTEARIEQIEAEGGNGFRDDALPRAILRFRQGMGRLIRSHADTGTLVVLDSRIVKSSYGRLFRNAIPADVRIESMAYEDEIA; from the coding sequence ATGAGTGAAGAGCCCATGCAATCTGCGCATGCATCTGTTGCTGATCTGCTTGGGCCGGACGGTCCTATTGCAGCGTTTCTTGGCGATCGGTTCGAGGCTCGCGAGCAGCAGGGCGTGATGGCAGAAGCTGTTGCGCGAACTTTCGAAAAGCGGGAGACGTTGTGCGTTGAAGCGGGGACAGGAACCGGCAAGAGCTTCGCGTATCTGGTCCCTGCGATTCTCAGGTGTCTGCATCGTGGCGAGCGCTGCGTGATCGCAACCAACACCATCGCGCTGCAGGAACAGCTCGCGCAGCGCGATATTCCGCGCCTGCTTGCAACGCTCGGCGCAAAGGATGTGCAGGTTGAAGAAGGAGCAGACCCGTTTGCGTGGAAGGGTGAGATTCGTGCCGAGCTGGTCAAGGGGCGCAACAACTATGTGAGCATTCGCCGGCTCGAACTCGCATCGCATCGGCAGGAAAAACTCTTTGCATCGGACGATCGACGCATTGATCTGATGCGTGCGCAGGAATGGGCGTACCAGACAGGTGACGGTTCGCTTGCGTCGTGGAAGTCGCCGCCACATCCAGAGGTGTGGGAGCAGATCGTCAGCGACCGGAACAACTGCAAGGGCAAGCGCTGCCCGTACTTTGACAAGTGCTTCTATCAGAACGCGCGCAGACGCGCGGAGCAGGCGCACATTCTCGTGTGCAACCACGCGGTGTTCTTTGCTGATCTTGCGTTGCGCGCGCAGGGCGTGACGTTCCTGCCCCGATACGACCATGTTGTGATCGACGAAGCGCACATGATCGAGGATGTTGCGTCTGACCACCTTGGCCTGATGCTGGGTGAGGGGCCGGTCCATCACATGCTGCGCACGCTGTATGATCTGAAGCGTCAGTCGGGGATGCTCGACGGGATCCGCACGAAGGACGGCTCGACATCTCTTCCTGATCGCGTGATCAGGCGTGTGCTTGAGACGCGCGACGCAGCGGAGCGGTTCTTTGCTGAGTGGCGGCGTCTTCTTGCAACGGGAAGGCTCGGGTCCGGTCGTGTGCGTTCGCCGGGGATTGTTGCAAACTCACTTTCAGAGCCGTTGCGTGAACTTGCCAGCTCGCTTGCGCAGCTGCGCGATATCTGTGCGAGCGAGGACGACGGTGCGGACATGGACGCGATGTCACGCCGCGCGACAGAACTCTCCATCGCGTGCGAATCGTTCTGCGATCAGACACTGTTGGGATACGCGTACTGGGTGGAATCAGAGGGCGGTCGCGGGAAGCACGCGCGGGTGAAGCTCTGTTGCTCGCCGGTCAAACTCGGGCCGGTGTTGCGGGAGCGGTTGTTTGAGCAGGGATGGGGTGTTGTGCTGACAAGCGCGACGATGACCACCCGGGCGCAGCTAACCGAGGATACCGACACACAGATCGATGGACACACGGACACGCGATTTGCGCATCTGCTCGATAGGCTTGGATGCGGCGAAGCGCAGACACTCTCGCTCGGGAGTCCGTTCGACTTCGCGAATCAGCTCAAGGTGCTGGTCGATCCGACCATGCCCGATCCGCGCGCACAGGGGTATGTTGATGCGCTTGCATCGCGCATCATGCAGCAGACAAGAGCACACGATGGCAGGACAATGACATTGTTCACGAGCTTTGCAACGCTCGAAGCGGTTGCCGATGCTGTCTACGAAGATGCGGAGGTTGCCGGGATTGAGGTGCTGGTGCAGCGGCCTGGCGCATCGCGAAGCCTGTTGATCGAGCAGTTTCTTGCACATCCTCGTGCGCTGCTCTTAGGAGCAGCATCGTTCTGGCAGGGTGTTGATATTCCCGGCGATGATCTGCGATGCGTGATTCTGACGCGCCTGCCGTTCGAGCCGCCGGATCGGCCATTGACCGAAGCCCGGATCGAACAGATCGAGGCTGAGGGCGGGAACGGTTTTCGCGATGATGCGCTCCCGAGAGCGATTCTGCGGTTCAGGCAGGGGATGGGCCGGTTGATCCGCTCGCACGCCGACACGGGCACGCTGGTGGTGCTGGACTCACGGATCGTCAAGTCGTCGTACGGAAGGCTGTTCCGGAACGCGATCCCAGCAGACGTGCGGATCGAATCCATGGCGTACGAGGACGAGATCGCGTAG
- the rsmG gene encoding 16S rRNA (guanine(527)-N(7))-methyltransferase RsmG: MPERRNRTPSLKTEQSHTATMGALLHDGSIQPLVPTETFDSMVRDAQIELSDGEREKLGLFLAGLLKVNEVVNLTAIRDAETAWIKHIYDAVSLLPVFASLPETESMKIVDVGSGCGVPGIPLAICIPNAQMTLLESTGRKCAFLSAICSMLDLSNVSVAQQRAEDMGTSVARSKQDGSRRETFDVAVCRAVGRVAVALELMVPLVRVGGHLVLVKGQAADEELAEANHAMRTLTVDHLGTIDTPTGRIVVLEKRGRTPRQYPRKAGEPARNPLVPASYKQRGAQEDASA, encoded by the coding sequence ATGCCTGAACGTCGCAACCGAACACCATCTCTAAAGACTGAGCAATCGCACACTGCGACGATGGGTGCATTGTTGCATGATGGCTCAATCCAACCGTTGGTACCGACAGAAACGTTCGACTCTATGGTGCGAGATGCGCAGATCGAGCTTTCTGATGGAGAGCGCGAGAAACTCGGTTTGTTCCTTGCTGGGCTATTGAAGGTCAACGAGGTTGTAAACCTGACAGCGATTCGTGATGCAGAGACCGCGTGGATCAAGCACATCTACGACGCGGTTTCTTTGCTGCCGGTGTTTGCGAGTCTGCCCGAGACCGAATCAATGAAGATCGTTGATGTCGGCTCGGGTTGTGGCGTGCCGGGGATTCCGCTTGCCATCTGTATACCAAATGCGCAGATGACGCTGCTCGAATCGACGGGCCGCAAGTGTGCGTTTTTATCTGCGATATGTTCGATGCTCGACTTGTCGAATGTCTCGGTAGCGCAGCAGCGTGCTGAGGACATGGGGACTTCCGTTGCTCGGAGCAAGCAGGATGGTTCCCGGCGAGAAACATTTGATGTTGCGGTGTGCAGAGCGGTGGGGCGGGTTGCGGTTGCACTAGAGTTGATGGTGCCGTTGGTGCGAGTTGGTGGGCATCTTGTTCTTGTAAAGGGGCAGGCAGCGGACGAGGAACTTGCCGAAGCAAACCACGCAATGCGGACGCTGACGGTTGACCATCTTGGCACGATCGACACGCCGACGGGGCGCATCGTTGTGCTGGAAAAGCGTGGCAGAACGCCACGGCAATATCCGCGCAAGGCTGGCGAGCCCGCAAGAAACCCGCTTGTCCCTGCGTCGTACAAACAAAGAGGCGCGCAAGAGGATGCGAGCGCATGA